A single window of Desulfovibrio sp. UIB00 DNA harbors:
- a CDS encoding IS3 family transposase, whose protein sequence is MLELANDRRRFGSPRLHELLRREELVQNHKRTERIYQEENLSVRTRKRVKRPSHARIVQAGPAGPDEQWAM, encoded by the coding sequence ATGCTGGAACTGGCAAATGACAGACGTCGTTTCGGTTCTCCGCGCTTGCATGAATTATTGCGCCGGGAAGAGCTGGTGCAGAACCACAAACGGACAGAAAGAATTTACCAGGAAGAAAACCTTTCGGTGCGTACCCGCAAGAGAGTGAAGCGCCCAAGCCATGCCCGTATTGTCCAGGCTGGCCCTGCTGGCCCGGATGAGCAATGGGCGATG